The following coding sequences lie in one Cryptococcus neoformans var. neoformans B-3501A chromosome 2, whole genome shotgun sequence genomic window:
- a CDS encoding hypothetical protein (HMMPfam hit to Kinesin, Kinesin motor domain, score: 540.1, E(): 1.9e-159), producing the protein MSGNNIKVVCRFRPMNRMEIESRSEQCVEISEDYTAVQLKNKASLAGPEKDGFTFDRVFDTTTKQDEIFDWGVKGIVEDVMTGFNGTLFCYGQTGSGKTFTMMGADIENPSLRGIIPRIVEQIFASILSADSSIEYTVKVSYMEIYMERIKDLLAPQNDNLSIHEDKQRGVYVKNLTDVYVGSEEDVYRVMKAGGASRAVSSTNMNAESSRSHSIFVIAIHQRNTETGSQKSGNLYLVDLAGSEKVGKTGATGQTLEEAKKINKSLSTLGMVINSLTDGKSQHVPYRDSKLTRILQESLGGNSRTTLIINCSPASFNEAETLSTLRFGMRAKSIKNKARVNVEMSPAELKALLKKTQAELVGVREWATKLEEEARIWRGGGKVDQANWAPGLDQALAGGSTAASAAKRAVASPALPTPSSSSASRATTPGGTLSAVDGSRPDTPSTFSLSLDKDEREEFLKRENELSDQLAEKESALAAQEKLLADLREEIAYFKDQESAISQENKTLSSELNELRISSARLESEAKDATITLDSYKEKIAELQKDIEDQKAEIENLKHAQTREKEEEKEKRKQEMLNEMMSKIDLGGTLDSSSEKLRTVLREFEETSDAERKDKLTSQTRELIRMSLAESQDAMRGLQERLRLACEEQDMQVKRRSELEKMLEKRDAAFEELLDKTASDQGLSLAEIKSSLETKYSSREELLRSEISTLSDHVESRTEDVRRLQSTVESYKLSNEELNRALTAATNGTDGETFASSAKELERARKAHEIQYAEFEMVKKSLMKDLQNRCEKVVELEMQLDEVREQYKIIARSANSRAQQRKLEFLEHNLEQLSAVQKQLVEQNTSFKKEVAESQRKLMSRNDRIQNLEAALSNADQRLAQKNQKYEQQIQLFREKLAEAQAKQNATYAHGRIAKPLRGGGGAQTGVVGGIQGIMGGGKQEESPSGKRQSWFFPQQR; encoded by the exons ATGTCGGGCAACAATATCAAG GTCGTTTGCCG GTTTCGGCCAATGAACCGTATGGAAATCGAATCTAGGTCGGAGCAATGTGTCGAGATCAGCGAAGACTACACGGCCGTGCAGCTCAAAAACAAAGCTTCATTAG CTGGTCCCGAAAAGGACGGTTTCACATTTGACAGAGTATTCGACACTACGACAAAGCAGGATGAAATCTTTGACTGGGGCGTCAAGGGCATTGTGGAAG ATGTTATGACGGGTTTCAACGGGACATTGTTCTGTTACGGCCAGACTGGTTCCGGTAAAACGTTCA CTATGATG GGAGCAGATATTGAAAACCCTTCGTTGAGAGGTATCATTCCCCGGATAGTCGAGCAGATATTTGCCTCCATTCTTTCAGCAGACTCGAGCATAGAATATACCGTCAAAGTCAGCTACATGGAAATCTACATGGAACGCATAAAAGATTTACTTGCCCCGCAAAACGACAACTTGTCAATTCACGAAGACAAGCAACGAGGGGTATATGTCAAGAATTTGACTGATGTATATGTCGGctcggaggaagatgtaTACAGGGTCATGAAGGCTGGCGGTGCTAGCAGAGCTGTCTCCTCCACTA ACATGAACGCTGAGTCATCACGTTCACACTCCATTTTTGTCATTGCTATTCACCAACGTAACACCGAAACGGGCAGTCAAAAGTCCGGTAATCTCTATCTTGTCGATTTGGCTGGTTCTGAAAAGGTTGGAAAGACGGGAGCTACGGGCCAGACGTTAGAAgaggccaagaagatcaataAAAGTTTATCAACCCTTGGTATGGTCATCAACTCTTTGACCGACGGCAAA TCTCAACATGTTCCCTATCGAGATTCTAAACTCACCCGTATCCTTCAAGAATCCCTTGGTGGTAACTCTCGCACAACCCTTATCATTAATTGTTCCCCCGCATCTTTCAATGAAGCCGAAaccctttccacccttcGATTTGGTATGCGAGCCAAATCCATCAAGAATAAGGCCCGAGTCAACGTCGAAATGTCCCCCGCAGAACTCAAAGCTCTACTCAAAAAGACGCAAGCAGAGCTCGTTGGCGTGCGCGAATGGGCAACCAAacttgaggaagaagcaaggatttggaggggTGGTGGGAAGGTTGATCAAGCTAATTGGGCTCCGGGGTTGGACCAAGCTCTGGCGGGCGGGAGTACCGCCGCCAGCGCCGCCAAGAGGGCAGTGGCTTCTCCTGCTCTGCCAACTCCTAGCTCGAGCTCCGCTAGTCGGGCTACTACACCTGGTGGAACACTGAGCGCAGTTGACGGAAGTAGGCCTGACACGCCGTCGACGTTTAGTTTGAGTCTAGATAAggatgagagggaagaattCTTGAAGCGAGAGAATGAATTGAGTGATCAGCTTGCGGAGAAG GAATCTGCCCTCGCTGCTCAAGAAAAGCTCCTTGCAGACCTCAGGGAAGAGATAGCATACTTCAAAGACCAGGAATCCGCCATCTCTCAAGAAAATAAGACCTTGTCTTCTGAACTGAACGAACTTCGTATCTCCTCTGCGCGCCTCGAATCCGAAGCCAAAGACGCTACCATTACTCTTGACTCTTATAAAGAGAAAATAGCCGAACTCCAAAAGGATATTGAGGATCAAAAGGCAGAAATCGAAAACCTCAAACATGCTCAAacgagagaaaaggaagaggagaaggagaagaggaagcaagAGATGTTGaatgagatgatgagcaagatCGATTTGGGGGGGACTCTTGATTCCTCTTCTGAGAAGCTTCGAACGGTCTTGAGAGAGTTTGAGGAAACTTCAGAtgcggagaggaaggacaaACTTACATCACAGACCCGAGAGTTGATTCGAATGAGCTTGGCGGAGAGTCAGGATGCCATGAGAGGCCTGCAGGAGAGGTTGAGGTTGGCCTGTGAGGAACAGGATATGCaagtgaagaggaggagcgagTTAGAAAAAATGTTGGAAAAAAGAGATGCGGCTTTCGAGGAGCTTCTTG ACAAAACTGCATCCGACCAAGGCCTTTCTCTTGCTGAAATCAAGTCTTCTCTTGAAACCAAATATTCATCTCGTGAAGAGCTTCTCCGAAGTGAAATCTCCACGCTTTCCGATCATGTTGAATCCCGAACAGAAGATGTCAGACGGTTGCAGAGCACTGTCGAAAGTTATAAGCTATCCAATGAAGAACTTAATCGTGCGTTGACGGCTGCTACGAATGGTACAGATGGAGAGACATTTGCTAGTTCTGCCAAGGAACTCGAGCGGGCTAGAAAGGCGCATGAGATTCAGTATGCAGAGTTcgagatggtgaagaagagtttgatgaAAGATTTGCAGAACCGATGTGAAAAG GTGGTGGAACTTGAAATGCAGCTTGATGAAGTCCGGGAGCAGTATAAAATTATCGCCCGCTCTGCCAACTCTCGCGCCCAACAACGCAAACTCGAATTCCTCGAACACAATTTGGAGCAACTTAGCGCCGTCCAGAAACAGCTCGTCGAGCAGAACACAAGcttcaagaaggaagtcGCCGAGTCTCAGCGCAAGCTCATGTCTCGTAACGACAGGATTCAAAACTTGGAGGCGGCTCTAAGCAATGCTGATCAGAGATTGGCGCAAAAGAACCAAAAGTACGAGCAGCAAATTCAGCTTTTCAGAGAGAAGCTCGCGGAAG CCCAAGCCAAGCAGAATGCTACTTATGCTCATGGCCGTATCGCCAAACCTCTCCGCGGCGGTGGCGGTGCGCAAACAGGCGTTGTGGGAGGTATCCAAGGCATTATGGGAGGTGGGAAGCAGGAAGAAAGTCCTAGCGGGAAACGAC AATCATGGTTCTTCCCTCAACAGCGCTAA